The genomic region TAGCTAATGAGGAAAATCAAAACGATGTATATCCAATATGGATAGGAGTAGCCGAGGCAGAAGGTATAGTCATAAACCAAAGTGGGTTTATTCCACCCAGACCTTTGACTTATGATTTATTTAAAAACGTCATAGAGGCTCTTGATGGAAAAGTAAAGGAAGTAAGAATTATTGATATGGTAAATAATGCATACATTGCAAACATAGTAATTCAGCAAGGAGATAGAGAGATAATCATAGATTCAAGACCAAGCGATGCAATTAATTTAGCTTTAAGATTTAATAGCCCAATTTATCTAAATGACCAGGTTGTCAAAAAAATAAGTTTAGAGGAATTGAAGGCTCAAGAAAAAGATGAAGAAATAAAAACAGTCGAAGACCTTGAAAGACAAACAGAAGCTCCAAAATTAGACTTAGAAAAAACAGAAGAAATTGGTATAAAAGATGAAGATTTAGAAAAGTTTAGAGAGATGCTTGAAAACATAAAACCTGAGGATTTTTTAACTAAGTAAATGATAAAATATATTATGTGGAAGTCAAAATTGGAAGTACGAAGCTTATTTTAACAATAGGTGATATAACAGAAAGTGAAACAGAAAGTATAGTCAATGCAGCAAATTCTGCTTGTATGGGTGGCGCCGGTGTAGATGGTGCCATCCATTCAAAAGGTGGTCCTCAAATACTTCAAGAATGTATTAAAATTAGAAAAACCCTATACCCGGATGGTCTTCCTCCGGGAGAAGCGGTAATAACAACAGGTGGAAATTTAAAAGCCAAGTATGTTATTCACACAGTAGGTCCAATATGTAACGGTCCTATGACGAAGCTCCAAAAACAAATCCTAAAAAATGCTTATCAAAATAGTCTCAAATTAGCTTTAGAAAAAAATATAAAATCTATATCTTTCCCATCCATTAGCGCTGGTGCATACCGATGTGATGTTAAAGAGGCATCAAAAATAGCACTCAAAGCGGTGATAGATTTTTTAAAACAAAACCCAAATAAATTAGATTTGGTGGCTTTTGTCCTGTTTACTCCAGAAATTTATCAGGTTTATAAAACATCCCTTGAGGAAATCCTTAATGCAAATTTCAATAATTGATTTTATTCTTATATCTGTAATCGCTTTAATAGTGATGCTGTATGCTTATTATAGGTATAGAGAAGAAAAACAAAAAGAAGAAAAATTATTAATTCCAAAACTTAAATCCTATAAAGAGAAATTTTTAGAAGAGAAAGAAAACTTTATAAAAAGGTCTCAAGAACTTAAAGATAAAATGGAAGAAGTCAAAAGAGAAATAGAAAATTTAAA from Sulfurihydrogenibium sp. harbors:
- a CDS encoding bifunctional nuclease family protein — encoded protein: MFLQTVLSPLAKIQNFSILMTDSFIIEVIDMVKVIVKSIAIDSLTGSPIVLLANEENQNDVYPIWIGVAEAEGIVINQSGFIPPRPLTYDLFKNVIEALDGKVKEVRIIDMVNNAYIANIVIQQGDREIIIDSRPSDAINLALRFNSPIYLNDQVVKKISLEELKAQEKDEEIKTVEDLERQTEAPKLDLEKTEEIGIKDEDLEKFREMLENIKPEDFLTK
- a CDS encoding macro domain-containing protein, whose translation is MEVKIGSTKLILTIGDITESETESIVNAANSACMGGAGVDGAIHSKGGPQILQECIKIRKTLYPDGLPPGEAVITTGGNLKAKYVIHTVGPICNGPMTKLQKQILKNAYQNSLKLALEKNIKSISFPSISAGAYRCDVKEASKIALKAVIDFLKQNPNKLDLVAFVLFTPEIYQVYKTSLEEILNANFNN